A section of the Mesorhizobium loti genome encodes:
- a CDS encoding zinc-binding metallopeptidase family protein, which produces MKLFDCPHCGHRLYFENAQCLNCGSLVLYDPEDARFALSGADGTFQCTNADECACNWMAEPGRVFCRACRLNQLIPDLSVDGNRRRWIRVEAAKKRAIYSLLAFGLPVAPKQAPTDEAGLAFDFLADPIGGGPGGERILTGHDNGLITLNVAEADSAEREKRRVEMGENYRTLLGHFRHELGHYYWDRLIRDDARRLDAFRALFGDERADYEQALKAYYANGAAPDWQQDHISAYATSHPWEDWAETWAHHLHITDTLEMVHALNFPLGRLETVEANDLPRGDTGGELQAAPSEPANTPEPFEKILARWLVLSEASNSINRCMGLPDLYPFVISDTTARKLAFVHDLLTGLPKDAGTNREVTPAF; this is translated from the coding sequence ATGAAACTCTTCGACTGCCCGCATTGCGGCCACCGTCTCTATTTCGAGAATGCGCAGTGCCTGAACTGCGGAAGCCTCGTGCTCTACGATCCCGAGGACGCCCGCTTTGCCCTGTCGGGCGCGGACGGCACCTTTCAGTGCACCAATGCCGATGAATGCGCCTGCAACTGGATGGCCGAGCCTGGGCGGGTTTTTTGCCGTGCCTGCCGGCTGAACCAGTTGATCCCCGATCTCTCCGTCGACGGCAACCGCCGCCGCTGGATCCGGGTCGAGGCGGCGAAGAAGCGCGCCATCTATTCGCTGCTCGCCTTCGGCCTGCCGGTGGCGCCCAAGCAGGCACCCACGGACGAGGCTGGCCTCGCCTTCGACTTCCTCGCCGATCCGATCGGCGGTGGGCCCGGCGGCGAACGCATCCTCACCGGCCATGACAATGGCCTGATCACGCTCAATGTCGCCGAGGCCGACTCCGCCGAGCGCGAGAAGCGTCGCGTCGAGATGGGTGAGAATTACCGCACGCTGCTCGGCCATTTCCGCCACGAACTCGGCCACTACTACTGGGATCGCCTGATCCGCGACGATGCACGGAGGCTGGATGCTTTCCGCGCCTTGTTCGGTGACGAGCGCGCCGATTACGAACAGGCGTTGAAGGCTTACTACGCCAATGGTGCCGCGCCCGACTGGCAGCAAGACCACATCTCGGCCTACGCCACCTCGCATCCCTGGGAGGACTGGGCCGAAACCTGGGCTCACCACCTGCACATCACCGACACGCTGGAGATGGTCCATGCGCTGAACTTCCCGCTCGGCCGGCTTGAGACGGTGGAGGCCAACGATTTGCCGCGGGGCGACACGGGCGGCGAACTGCAGGCGGCCCCGTCGGAACCCGCCAACACGCCCGAGCCCTTCGAGAAAATCCTTGCCCGCTGGCTGGTGCTGTCGGAGGCCTCCAATTCGATCAACCGCTGCATGGGTCTGCCCGATCTCTATCCCTTCGTCATTTCGGACACGACGGCGCGAAAACTGGCCTTCGTTCACGACCTTCTGACCGGCCTGCCGAAAGACGCGGGAACAAATCGTGAGGTAACGCCGGCGTTTTAG
- a CDS encoding lytic murein transglycosylase has protein sequence MAILAKGRILAAALVAVLGLATGAQAAGSCGKTGAGFDAWKQDFAADAKAEGVGSKGLAALAGATYATRTIAADRAIHKAFSGSVDDFMKRRGGAAIISKGRSLKKSNAALFNQIERNYGVSPGVLLAIWGMETGFGASMGNQNTISAILTLAYDCRRPDYFHPHAIAALKLVDRGALTSSSVGAMHGEVGHTQFLPGNVLKYAVGNGNLRDKATALASTANYLKGHGWRAGASASANMGAIAGWNSANVYQQAIARIADAIDAD, from the coding sequence ATGGCAATACTTGCCAAGGGTAGGATTTTAGCGGCCGCACTGGTGGCGGTGCTGGGGCTGGCGACGGGCGCGCAGGCGGCGGGGAGTTGCGGCAAGACCGGCGCCGGCTTCGATGCCTGGAAGCAGGATTTCGCCGCGGATGCCAAGGCCGAAGGTGTGGGCTCCAAGGGCCTGGCCGCCCTGGCCGGCGCGACCTACGCAACAAGGACGATCGCCGCAGACCGCGCCATCCACAAGGCTTTCAGCGGCTCGGTGGACGACTTCATGAAGCGCCGTGGCGGGGCGGCCATCATTTCCAAGGGCCGGTCGCTGAAGAAGTCGAACGCGGCGCTGTTCAACCAGATCGAACGGAATTATGGCGTATCGCCAGGCGTGCTGCTCGCCATCTGGGGCATGGAGACCGGCTTCGGCGCTTCCATGGGCAACCAGAATACGATCTCCGCCATTTTGACGCTTGCCTATGATTGCCGCCGCCCGGACTACTTCCACCCACATGCCATCGCGGCCCTGAAGCTGGTCGATCGCGGCGCGTTGACCTCCTCGTCGGTCGGCGCCATGCATGGCGAGGTCGGCCACACGCAGTTCCTGCCCGGAAATGTCCTGAAATATGCGGTCGGCAACGGAAACCTGCGCGACAAGGCCACCGCGCTGGCTTCCACCGCCAACTACCTCAAGGGTCATGGCTGGCGGGCCGGCGCGAGCGCAAGCGCCAATATGGGCGCGATTGCCGGCTGGAATTCGGCAAACGTCTATCAGCAGGCCATCGCCCGCATCGCCGACGCGATCGATGCCGACTGA
- a CDS encoding argininosuccinate synthase: MSKTKDVKKVVLAYSGGLDTSIILKWLQTELGAEVVTFTADLGQGGELEPARQKAEMMGIKDIRIVDVREEFVSDFVFPMFRANTVYEGTYLLGTSIARPLISKHLVEIAKETGADAIAHGATGKGNDQVRFELSAYALNPDIKVIAPWRDWSFKSRTDLINFAEQHQIPVAKDKRGEAPFSVDANLLHSSSEGKVLEDPWSEPPEFVHQRTVSPMDAPDKVTEIEIEFLKGDPIALNGKKLSPATMLAALNDLGRDNGIGRLDLVENRFVGMKSRGVYETPGGAILIVAHRAIESITLDRGAAHLKDEFMPRYAELIYNGFWFSPERVMLQAMIDKSQEDVEGTVRLKLYKGNVIVTGRKSKKTLYSDALVTFEDDRGAYDQKDAAGFIRLNALRLRTLAARNRNK; this comes from the coding sequence ATGTCCAAGACCAAAGACGTCAAGAAAGTCGTGCTCGCCTATTCCGGCGGTCTCGACACATCCATCATCCTGAAATGGCTGCAGACCGAACTCGGCGCCGAGGTCGTCACCTTCACCGCCGACCTTGGCCAGGGCGGCGAGCTGGAGCCGGCGCGCCAGAAAGCCGAGATGATGGGCATCAAGGACATCCGCATCGTCGATGTGCGCGAGGAATTCGTCTCCGACTTCGTCTTCCCGATGTTTCGCGCCAACACCGTCTATGAGGGCACCTATCTGCTCGGCACGTCGATCGCGCGCCCGCTGATCTCCAAGCATCTCGTCGAGATCGCCAAGGAGACCGGCGCCGATGCGATCGCGCATGGCGCCACCGGCAAGGGCAACGACCAGGTGCGCTTCGAGCTGTCGGCCTATGCGCTGAACCCCGACATCAAGGTCATCGCACCGTGGCGCGACTGGTCGTTCAAGTCGCGCACCGACCTGATCAATTTCGCCGAGCAGCACCAGATCCCGGTTGCCAAGGACAAACGGGGCGAGGCGCCGTTCTCGGTCGACGCCAACCTTCTGCATTCCTCCTCCGAGGGCAAGGTTCTCGAAGATCCGTGGAGCGAGCCGCCGGAATTCGTCCACCAGCGCACCGTTTCGCCGATGGACGCGCCCGACAAGGTCACCGAGATCGAGATCGAATTCCTGAAGGGCGATCCGATCGCGCTCAACGGCAAGAAGCTGTCGCCGGCGACCATGCTGGCGGCGCTGAACGATCTTGGCCGCGACAATGGCATCGGCCGGCTCGACCTGGTCGAGAACCGCTTCGTCGGCATGAAATCGCGCGGCGTCTACGAGACACCGGGCGGCGCCATCCTGATCGTGGCTCACCGCGCCATTGAATCGATCACGCTCGACCGGGGTGCGGCGCACCTCAAGGACGAGTTCATGCCGCGCTACGCCGAACTCATCTACAATGGCTTCTGGTTCTCGCCCGAGCGCGTGATGCTGCAGGCGATGATCGACAAAAGCCAGGAGGACGTGGAAGGCACGGTGCGCCTCAAGCTCTACAAGGGCAATGTCATCGTCACCGGCCGCAAGTCGAAAAAGACGCTCTATTCCGATGCGCTGGTCACCTTCGAGGACGACCGCGGCGCCTACGACCAGAAGGACGCCGCCGGCTTCATCCGCCTCAATGCGCTGAGGCTTCGCACGCTGGCCGCGCGCAACCGCAACAAATAG
- a CDS encoding putative bifunctional diguanylate cyclase/phosphodiesterase — MRVVSCIATEHHLWLVLLAALMCVTGCWVTIGLLDRARKTVGVQMRGWLFLTAVAAGSSIWCTHFIAMLAYRPGAPITFDPALTMMSLVIAMVGTGAGFGLALDKSRGLAPEWGGCLVGLAISAMHYTGMMAYHVAGIVEWDGSYVIASLVISAAFSAVAIGQAVRRPYRRSHYLGIGLLVLAIVGLHFTAMAAVAVTPLSFITTGTNPDILEAMAVAVAVVGMIVAATGFASYLIDERGRLESFERLQHLALNDSLTGLANRVSFNDRLDHEIERAGEDEETMTAVIVIDLDRFKEINDLRGHAAGDQALKIIARRLAKLTGDGEFVARLGGDEFAAIKRFKDQNELLGLVSRLEKSLFQPLRIDDFETVTGASIGVAVYPRDGADRERLVSNADLAMYRAKNDVTRAVCFYESAMDETARARRALATDLRLAVERGELSLHYQVQTSVATGATCGYEALLRWTHPVHGMVPPAEFIPIAEENGSILPIGEWVLRTACRQAASWDNGHKIAVNLSPVQFAHADLAKLVHQILIETGLSPKRLELELTESTIVADKVRTLHVLRQIKALGVTIAIDDFGTGYSSLDTLRSFPFDKIKLDRSFMADVERSPQAKAIIRAVLTLGRSLDIPVLAEGVETHIQLTILQVEGCNEAQGYFLGRPKPIDQILPTGAGLDTSNVPRADREPGRMRLAKRA, encoded by the coding sequence ATGCGCGTTGTATCATGCATCGCCACGGAGCATCATCTGTGGCTCGTCCTGCTGGCGGCGCTGATGTGCGTCACCGGGTGCTGGGTGACGATCGGTCTCCTGGACCGCGCCAGGAAAACCGTCGGCGTGCAGATGCGGGGATGGCTGTTCCTGACCGCGGTCGCGGCCGGTTCCTCGATCTGGTGCACGCATTTCATCGCCATGCTGGCCTATCGGCCCGGCGCGCCGATCACCTTCGATCCGGCGCTCACCATGATGTCCCTGGTCATCGCCATGGTTGGAACCGGGGCGGGTTTCGGCCTTGCCCTGGACAAGAGCCGCGGCCTGGCGCCGGAATGGGGCGGATGCCTTGTCGGGCTGGCGATCTCGGCCATGCACTATACCGGCATGATGGCCTATCACGTGGCCGGCATCGTCGAATGGGACGGTTCCTATGTCATCGCCTCACTTGTCATTTCGGCGGCATTCTCCGCAGTGGCGATCGGCCAGGCGGTGCGCCGGCCATATCGCCGGTCGCACTATCTCGGAATCGGCCTTTTGGTGCTGGCAATCGTCGGCCTGCATTTCACGGCGATGGCGGCGGTGGCGGTGACGCCGCTCTCCTTCATCACCACGGGCACCAATCCCGATATTCTCGAAGCGATGGCCGTCGCGGTCGCCGTGGTCGGCATGATCGTCGCGGCCACCGGCTTCGCCAGCTATCTGATCGACGAACGCGGCCGGCTCGAGAGCTTCGAGCGGCTGCAGCATCTTGCGCTGAACGACTCCCTCACCGGCCTTGCCAACAGGGTCTCCTTCAACGACCGCCTCGACCATGAGATCGAGCGGGCGGGCGAGGATGAGGAGACGATGACCGCCGTCATCGTCATCGATCTCGACCGCTTCAAGGAAATCAACGACCTCAGGGGACACGCTGCCGGCGACCAGGCGCTTAAGATCATTGCCCGCAGGCTGGCGAAGCTGACCGGCGATGGCGAGTTCGTCGCCCGACTCGGCGGCGACGAGTTTGCCGCCATCAAGCGCTTCAAGGACCAGAACGAGTTGCTTGGCCTGGTGTCGCGGCTGGAAAAATCATTGTTCCAGCCCCTGCGGATCGACGATTTCGAGACCGTCACCGGCGCCAGCATCGGCGTCGCCGTCTATCCGCGTGACGGCGCCGACCGGGAGAGGCTGGTCAGCAATGCGGATCTGGCGATGTACCGGGCCAAGAACGACGTGACGCGGGCCGTCTGCTTCTACGAATCGGCCATGGACGAGACGGCGCGGGCGCGCCGGGCGCTGGCCACCGACCTTCGCCTGGCGGTCGAGCGCGGCGAGCTCTCGCTGCACTACCAGGTGCAGACCTCGGTTGCGACCGGCGCCACCTGCGGCTACGAGGCGTTGCTGCGCTGGACACATCCCGTGCACGGCATGGTCCCGCCCGCCGAATTCATTCCGATCGCCGAGGAGAATGGCTCCATTCTGCCGATCGGCGAGTGGGTGCTGCGCACCGCATGCCGCCAGGCGGCCTCCTGGGACAATGGCCACAAGATCGCGGTCAATCTGTCGCCGGTGCAGTTCGCCCATGCCGATCTCGCCAAGCTCGTCCATCAGATCCTCATCGAGACCGGCCTGTCGCCGAAGCGTCTCGAGCTCGAGCTGACCGAATCGACAATCGTCGCCGACAAGGTGCGCACGCTGCACGTGCTGCGGCAGATAAAGGCGCTGGGCGTGACGATCGCGATCGACGATTTCGGCACCGGCTATTCGTCGCTCGACACGCTGCGCTCGTTTCCGTTCGACAAGATCAAGCTCGACCGCTCCTTCATGGCCGATGTCGAGCGCAGCCCGCAGGCCAAGGCGATCATCCGCGCCGTGCTGACACTGGGGCGCAGCCTCGATATTCCCGTGCTCGCCGAAGGCGTCGAGACCCATATCCAGCTCACCATCCTGCAGGTCGAAGGCTGCAACGAGGCGCAAGGCTATTTCCTCGGCCGCCCCAAGCCGATCGATCAGATACTGCCCACCGGAGCGGGCCTCGACACCTCGAACGTTCCGCGCGCCGACCGGGAGCCCGGCAGGATGCGTCTGGCCAAGCGGGCATAG
- a CDS encoding amino acid ABC transporter permease, whose protein sequence is MAHPGRWISGAIGLLVLALLIRAFAMGQIRWDVVGQFLTARVILVGFGWTLLISACALALGIVLGLGFGIMRTAANPTLRFAAWLYVWIFRGTPVLLQLLIWFNIGLVFPRLYIPGLVDERMVDVVTPFVAAVLGLGVNEGSYLTEVVRGGIGSVDRGQIEAANTLGMTPGQTMRRIVLPQTLRLILPVLGNSAVGMLKFSSLAATIAMGEMLNAAQRIYFINGAVIELLFVCSIWYLVGTTLLSIGQFYLERHFGQSAVSTGSRRQWFKTRSRPAIASGEA, encoded by the coding sequence TTGGCCCATCCTGGCCGCTGGATCAGCGGTGCAATCGGGCTTTTGGTACTGGCATTGCTGATCCGCGCTTTCGCGATGGGGCAGATCCGCTGGGATGTGGTCGGACAGTTTCTCACCGCCCGCGTCATCCTCGTCGGGTTTGGCTGGACGCTGCTGATCTCGGCCTGCGCGTTGGCCCTGGGCATCGTCCTTGGATTGGGATTTGGCATCATGCGCACGGCGGCCAACCCGACACTGAGATTTGCCGCCTGGCTCTATGTGTGGATCTTCCGCGGCACGCCGGTGCTCCTGCAACTGTTGATCTGGTTCAACATCGGGCTGGTCTTTCCGCGGCTTTACATTCCAGGCCTTGTCGACGAGCGGATGGTTGACGTGGTGACCCCCTTTGTCGCCGCCGTATTGGGGCTTGGCGTCAATGAAGGTTCCTACCTGACGGAGGTCGTGCGCGGGGGTATCGGGTCCGTCGATCGCGGCCAGATCGAGGCGGCCAACACGCTGGGTATGACCCCTGGCCAGACGATGCGACGCATCGTCCTGCCGCAGACCTTGCGGTTGATCCTGCCGGTGTTGGGCAACAGCGCCGTCGGCATGCTCAAGTTCTCTTCGCTCGCCGCGACCATTGCGATGGGCGAAATGCTGAACGCCGCGCAGCGGATCTACTTCATCAATGGCGCGGTCATCGAACTGCTTTTCGTCTGCTCGATCTGGTATCTGGTCGGAACCACGCTGCTGTCGATCGGTCAATTCTATCTGGAACGGCATTTTGGCCAAAGTGCCGTCAGCACCGGAAGCCGCAGGCAATGGTTCAAAACGCGGTCGCGGCCAGCGATTGCTTCGGGTGAAGCATGA
- a CDS encoding amino acid ABC transporter ATP-binding protein, with protein sequence MSLAIRAVGIRKRFGTHEVLKGLDLDVTYGEVVCILGPSGSGKSTFLRCINHLEVPNAGYVWIDGSIVGYELHGEVLHELPVRRLRAQQRQLGMVFQHFNLFAHRTVLGNVIEGPMIVRGLRRAEAEKRAMELLHQVGMANRASSYPSQLSGGQKQRVAIARALAMEPRVMLFDEPTSALDPELVGEVLEVMRGLAKGGTTMIVVTHEIGFAREVADRVLVMIDGEIREMGKPEQVLSNPGDPRVRTFLSRVLS encoded by the coding sequence ATGAGCCTCGCGATCAGGGCAGTCGGCATCCGCAAGCGGTTCGGTACACATGAAGTGCTGAAGGGGCTCGACCTGGACGTCACCTATGGCGAGGTGGTCTGCATCCTCGGTCCCTCCGGCAGTGGCAAAAGCACGTTTCTGCGCTGCATCAACCATCTCGAGGTTCCGAACGCGGGCTATGTCTGGATAGACGGCTCGATCGTGGGGTACGAACTGCACGGCGAAGTGCTGCACGAGTTGCCGGTTCGCCGCCTGCGCGCCCAGCAGCGCCAGCTGGGCATGGTGTTCCAGCACTTCAACCTGTTCGCCCACCGCACGGTGCTGGGCAATGTCATCGAAGGGCCCATGATTGTACGGGGCCTGCGCCGTGCCGAGGCAGAGAAACGCGCCATGGAGCTCCTGCATCAGGTCGGCATGGCCAACCGGGCATCGAGCTACCCCTCGCAGCTTTCGGGCGGACAGAAGCAGCGCGTCGCCATTGCGCGCGCGCTTGCGATGGAGCCCCGCGTGATGCTCTTCGACGAACCGACCAGCGCGCTCGACCCCGAACTCGTGGGTGAGGTGCTGGAGGTGATGCGCGGCCTCGCCAAGGGCGGCACCACCATGATCGTCGTCACACACGAAATCGGCTTTGCCCGCGAAGTCGCCGACCGCGTTCTGGTGATGATCGACGGCGAGATTCGGGAAATGGGAAAACCCGAACAGGTTCTGAGCAACCCCGGTGATCCGCGCGTCAGAACATTCCTCAGCCGCGTGCTGTCCTGA
- a CDS encoding ABC transporter substrate-binding protein, protein MTRTFSLVQRLASVALLGLAVCSPARAATDEAAAAKLPDAVRSAGKLNVTISLAYPPMEYNDAGSTDLKGFDIDLAKSIADRLGLKIEFQNVEFPQLIPQVVTGRSDIIMTAFSDKVERQTQLDFIDYFKTGNVFYSAAELKDTIKAEADLCGKTIAVATGTSWVTWAEDLSKTTCAADKQMNVIQIPTQAEHIMQIRQGRAQASIIGLEGLLDLMKQEPGKFYQIGAVGEINHYGIALAKPNTQLRDAVQAALNTMKTDGTYAEILDRYGLKEAGVEDFTINGAKK, encoded by the coding sequence ATGACACGAACGTTTTCGCTGGTTCAGCGCCTTGCCTCGGTGGCGCTTCTGGGCTTGGCTGTGTGCAGCCCTGCCCGCGCCGCAACCGATGAAGCCGCGGCCGCCAAGCTGCCGGATGCCGTGCGCAGCGCCGGCAAGCTCAACGTCACTATCAGCCTTGCCTACCCGCCGATGGAATACAATGATGCCGGCTCGACCGATCTCAAGGGCTTCGATATCGATTTGGCAAAGTCAATCGCCGATCGGCTCGGCCTGAAGATCGAGTTCCAGAATGTCGAGTTCCCGCAGCTCATCCCGCAGGTCGTCACAGGCCGATCGGACATCATCATGACGGCATTCTCCGACAAGGTCGAACGCCAGACGCAGCTGGATTTCATCGATTACTTCAAGACCGGCAATGTCTTCTATTCCGCCGCCGAACTGAAGGATACGATCAAGGCCGAGGCGGATCTCTGCGGCAAGACCATCGCGGTCGCGACCGGCACCAGCTGGGTCACATGGGCCGAGGACCTGAGCAAGACGACCTGCGCGGCCGACAAGCAGATGAACGTCATCCAGATACCAACGCAGGCCGAACACATCATGCAGATCCGCCAGGGCCGTGCACAGGCCTCGATCATCGGACTGGAGGGATTGCTCGATCTGATGAAGCAGGAGCCTGGCAAGTTCTACCAGATCGGCGCGGTTGGCGAGATCAACCACTATGGCATCGCGCTTGCCAAGCCCAACACGCAATTGCGCGACGCTGTCCAGGCGGCACTCAATACGATGAAGACAGATGGTACCTATGCCGAGATTCTGGATCGCTATGGCCTGAAAGAGGCTGGCGTCGAGGACTTCACGATAAACGGTGCAAAGAAGTAG
- a CDS encoding GntR family transcriptional regulator, protein MPRPDPHDPSATDPSLQTGRPEVDLSRLRLDTYSGEQLYRQLYRMLRAAILSGDIAEGEAIPSENQLRDQFGIARTTVRNAMTLLVSEGLVRQIRGRGTIVSHRPVSHSIWNFGSFTELARRQGQRPVTRTLEHQVKDGELHLVRARGLANGEAVTWLNVDMSWLSLELYPGIESYDFAAQSLYEVLRRDYGRHPMRSELLLTVVSPSERLKEVFATAAEVPGYLCASGDVLDGNDQLVERTSIVYSPAVQMKFATRWGRNMAQLPSERSAGDQT, encoded by the coding sequence ATGCCGCGACCTGATCCGCACGATCCGTCCGCCACCGATCCTTCCCTCCAGACAGGCCGCCCTGAGGTCGACCTGTCACGGCTGCGGCTCGACACATATTCGGGGGAACAGCTCTACCGTCAGCTGTACCGAATGTTGCGGGCCGCAATTCTGAGCGGGGATATTGCCGAGGGTGAAGCCATTCCATCGGAAAACCAGCTGCGCGATCAGTTCGGCATAGCGCGAACCACGGTCCGCAACGCAATGACGCTGCTGGTGTCGGAGGGGTTGGTGCGGCAGATCCGGGGTCGTGGAACGATCGTCTCCCACCGGCCGGTCAGCCACAGCATCTGGAACTTCGGCAGCTTCACGGAACTGGCCCGCCGGCAAGGCCAACGTCCGGTCACCCGCACGCTGGAACATCAGGTCAAGGACGGCGAATTGCATCTGGTGCGTGCGCGCGGCCTCGCCAATGGCGAGGCCGTCACCTGGCTTAACGTGGATATGTCGTGGCTGAGTCTTGAACTCTATCCCGGCATCGAAAGCTACGATTTCGCGGCGCAGTCGCTTTATGAGGTACTGCGTCGCGACTACGGCAGGCATCCAATGCGCTCGGAGCTTCTGCTCACGGTCGTGTCGCCCTCGGAGCGGCTGAAGGAGGTCTTCGCAACGGCAGCGGAAGTGCCGGGCTATCTCTGCGCCAGCGGCGACGTCCTGGACGGCAACGACCAGTTGGTCGAACGCACGTCGATCGTCTATTCGCCCGCCGTCCAGATGAAATTCGCAACGCGCTGGGGACGCAACATGGCGCAACTCCCCTCGGAGCGGAGCGCAGGAGACCAGACATGA